From one Papio anubis isolate 15944 chromosome 12, Panubis1.0, whole genome shotgun sequence genomic stretch:
- the LOC108581861 gene encoding LOW QUALITY PROTEIN: H19 opposite tumor suppressor (The sequence of the model RefSeq protein was modified relative to this genomic sequence to represent the inferred CDS: inserted 2 bases in 2 codons; substituted 1 base at 1 genomic stop codon) produces the protein MMSPGLLLKPWWGGAQGEMGRNGMLEGCPVMXGASRLGEGRVRPRAHSRRPVTQPRXRAAGPWAGTCQGGSHSRTLAPRLKAVSTTPTSANDLVQIKFRRDGGNRVGEALNLSEXRKDRKAQKQRDRRMKKKKREVVGTGSSRWRSSALG, from the exons ATGATGAGTCCAGGGCTCCTGCTGAAGCCCTGGTGGGGAGGGGCACAGGGCGAGATGGGGCGTAATGGAATGCTTGAAGGCTGCCCCGTGA TTGGAGCTTCCAGACTAGGCGAGGGCAGAGTGAGGCCTCGGGCACACAGCCGGCGCCCAGTCACCCAGCCCAGATGAAGGGCGGCCGGGCCCTGGGCGGGCACTTGCCAAGGTGGCTCACACTCACGCACACTCGCACCGAGACTCAAGGCCGTCTCCACAACTCCAACCAGTGCAAATGACTTAGTGCAAATTAAATTCAGAAGGGACGGGGGAAACAGAGTCGGGGAGGCTTTGAATctctcag aaaggaaagacaggaaagctcagaaacaaagagacagaaggatgaagaagaagaagagggaggtGGTGGGGACGGGGTCATCCCGCTGGAGGAGCTCAGCTCTGGGATGA